From Micromonospora sp. NBC_01699, a single genomic window includes:
- a CDS encoding Hsp70 family protein, with translation MSQEQVTYFGIDLGTTYSAISYIDETGRPTVVRDVIAESDTMPSVVYFESADNVIIGANARNMARIDPENVVERVKRQMGRERQWEFFGTTQNPASISALILRRLADYAQEYTQREVKQVVITVPAYFGMLERDATRNAGTIAGLDVIGIVPEPVAAALQYEMIGDATEKTVLVYDLGGGTFDTTVIRVTAGAIEVLCTDGDQELGGTDWDDRLVQHLLQEFTAAANPTEDPAEDAQFMQELIITAEQVKRALSQVSSRPVPLRFAGASAVVTVTRETFEEITRDLLDNTIAITDRTLGKLGDKSGSGSPKDLIDEVLLVGGSTKMPAVSARLTETYGWRPHLHDPDLAVAKGAARYALSRAVWRSDDTAGADSTPPSASERAERINTLAGLTGLAPEAIAQVSEKRITTVLPKAFGVRLVDASKPDYDESNPEASFYIAHMVHADDPLPSGPHRLDALTLVDNQQAVEVVVYEQAGTVESPDLFANKPVDKGAGLISGLPRLPRHSPLLITMTVNEDGLLTVHAVEPGSGRDLTIEVRVSTLTEEEIPQLRAMVSAIAVRS, from the coding sequence ATGTCCCAGGAACAGGTCACCTATTTTGGAATCGACCTCGGAACCACCTACTCGGCCATCTCGTACATTGACGAGACCGGACGGCCGACGGTCGTGCGGGACGTGATCGCCGAGAGCGACACGATGCCGTCCGTCGTCTATTTCGAGAGCGCCGACAACGTCATCATCGGCGCCAACGCCCGCAACATGGCCCGGATCGACCCGGAGAACGTGGTCGAGCGGGTGAAGCGGCAGATGGGCCGGGAACGCCAGTGGGAGTTCTTCGGTACGACGCAGAATCCGGCGTCCATCTCGGCGCTGATCCTGCGCCGGCTCGCCGACTACGCGCAGGAGTACACCCAGCGCGAGGTCAAGCAGGTGGTCATCACCGTCCCGGCGTACTTCGGCATGCTGGAGCGGGACGCGACCCGCAACGCCGGGACGATCGCCGGCCTGGACGTGATCGGCATCGTCCCGGAGCCGGTCGCCGCCGCTTTGCAGTACGAGATGATCGGCGACGCCACCGAGAAGACCGTGCTCGTCTACGACCTCGGCGGCGGTACGTTCGACACCACCGTCATCCGGGTCACCGCCGGGGCGATCGAGGTCCTGTGCACCGACGGCGACCAGGAACTCGGCGGCACGGACTGGGACGACCGGCTGGTACAGCACCTGTTGCAGGAGTTCACCGCCGCCGCGAACCCGACCGAGGACCCGGCCGAGGACGCGCAGTTCATGCAGGAACTGATCATCACCGCCGAGCAGGTCAAGCGGGCCCTGTCACAGGTGTCGTCGCGACCGGTCCCGCTCCGGTTCGCCGGCGCCTCGGCCGTGGTCACGGTGACCCGCGAGACGTTCGAGGAGATCACCCGGGACCTGCTCGACAACACCATCGCGATCACCGACCGCACCCTCGGGAAACTGGGCGACAAGAGCGGCAGCGGCAGCCCCAAGGACCTGATCGACGAGGTCCTGCTCGTCGGCGGATCGACCAAGATGCCGGCGGTGTCCGCCCGGCTGACCGAGACGTACGGCTGGCGCCCGCACCTGCACGACCCCGACCTCGCGGTCGCCAAGGGAGCGGCGAGGTACGCGCTCAGCCGCGCGGTCTGGCGTTCCGACGACACCGCCGGGGCGGACAGTACGCCGCCGAGCGCCAGCGAGCGCGCCGAGCGGATCAACACCCTCGCCGGCCTGACCGGCCTGGCGCCGGAGGCGATCGCCCAGGTGTCGGAGAAGCGGATCACCACCGTGCTGCCGAAGGCGTTCGGGGTACGGCTGGTCGACGCCTCGAAGCCGGACTACGACGAGTCCAACCCGGAGGCGTCCTTCTACATCGCGCACATGGTGCACGCGGACGACCCGCTGCCCAGCGGCCCGCACCGGCTGGACGCGCTCACCCTGGTCGACAACCAGCAGGCCGTCGAGGTGGTGGTGTACGAGCAGGCGGGCACGGTGGAGAGCCCGGACCTGTTCGCGAACAAGCCGGTGGACAAGGGTGCCGGGCTGATCAGCGGGCTACCTCGGCTACCGAGGCACTCGCCGCTGCTGATCACCATGACGGTGAACGAGGACGGCCTGCTCACCGTGCACGCGGTCGAGCCCGGCTCCGGCCGGGACCTGACCATCGAGGTCCGGGTGAGCACCCTCACCGAGGAGGAGATCCCGCAGTTGCGGGCGATGGTGTCGGCGATCGCGGTCAGGTCCTGA
- a CDS encoding GTPase-associated protein 1-related protein yields MSDGFETLIYTDCRPGQGLQGSPGLQFQARSPDADPEAMKLVQSTLLYESPTSWMGQGRPVGSYPRSLAHVVDRYYATGAGVYLGREANGAREGNQLTHAVVTTDPDAYGAVRPAQLFGAPFWTTEPAPTTHCDPLGDDDWEPGPLDASRVQELVRTTPGGRDLLTALLSALQRLPEPNAPRVLFVCDDPLPVLGWITAGTLLLPQRQALGVSFKVFTTRPSYAVAQVLAVHPDWNRQHPTVANDQGYVVIDLTRNEWTPVAPTASASLWAGLFCTGDPYDVVDAVEVGVTLGLPDEQTVPVVAAAVLGRQPEPEHVLPLVRWLRDGPAEQLRSYGGGVADLLTRDVTGLPAAALGVLDEVALAGHRTDPGSPVWGADRVAAIRQALLAAELHVAVTGGASGSDRVPRLPEPLWTARHRREGQRRLAETLASAAPSGFEAALRVARRFELAAPIRDVPAAARAFVLDWADHPEHGYDPALWPDDGILADLCRDELRHRAAGSPQAAQTIADAWWPILEPRLQTVETDLDRAVLSAAVLHLPAPRRRELVHQFLRGALVDARSSAGLVGVLFARSPANPDEWELLLQEVPPRTPLPPDVFRSLRAALLDADLLPQRELKMCRQLRKRGLFVPDQPLAQLLDAVESLPDLTRELARATRRNRILSATLAVLPPNVVRTYADDLRTALLDNRRPDVVVDLLAELPGLVPAYLDQLCESTRRPGQVWHAVTAFLIGTDARTLPKLGRAKRSELGRAGQRWLARANERQVAAATELVRDLERRELTARWEEHVTTAKERGWLGRLWHRSR; encoded by the coding sequence ATGAGCGACGGATTCGAAACCCTGATCTACACCGACTGCCGTCCGGGCCAGGGCCTCCAGGGGTCACCCGGCCTCCAGTTCCAGGCCCGGTCGCCGGACGCCGATCCGGAGGCGATGAAGCTGGTCCAGTCCACCCTGCTCTACGAGTCGCCGACGAGCTGGATGGGGCAGGGGCGGCCGGTCGGGTCGTACCCGCGTTCCCTGGCCCACGTCGTGGACCGCTACTACGCGACCGGCGCCGGGGTGTACCTCGGCCGGGAGGCGAACGGCGCCCGTGAGGGCAACCAGCTCACCCACGCCGTCGTCACCACCGACCCGGACGCGTACGGTGCGGTCCGCCCGGCGCAGCTCTTCGGGGCACCGTTCTGGACCACCGAACCGGCCCCCACCACCCACTGCGACCCGCTCGGCGACGACGACTGGGAACCGGGGCCGCTCGACGCGTCCCGGGTCCAGGAACTCGTACGCACCACGCCGGGCGGGCGTGACCTGCTCACCGCCCTGCTCTCGGCGTTGCAGCGGCTGCCCGAGCCGAACGCCCCACGGGTGCTGTTCGTCTGCGACGACCCGCTGCCGGTGCTGGGCTGGATCACCGCCGGCACGCTGCTGCTGCCGCAACGGCAGGCGCTCGGCGTCAGCTTCAAGGTCTTCACCACCCGCCCGTCGTACGCCGTCGCGCAGGTGCTCGCCGTCCACCCGGACTGGAACCGCCAGCACCCGACGGTGGCGAACGACCAGGGGTACGTCGTGATCGACCTGACCCGCAACGAGTGGACCCCGGTGGCGCCCACCGCCTCGGCGTCGCTCTGGGCCGGCCTGTTCTGCACCGGCGACCCGTACGACGTGGTGGACGCCGTGGAGGTCGGGGTGACGCTGGGACTGCCCGACGAGCAGACGGTGCCGGTGGTCGCGGCCGCCGTACTGGGCCGACAGCCGGAGCCGGAGCATGTGCTGCCGCTGGTCCGCTGGCTGCGGGACGGGCCGGCGGAACAACTGCGCAGCTACGGCGGGGGCGTCGCCGACCTGCTCACCCGGGACGTGACCGGCCTGCCGGCCGCCGCGCTCGGTGTGCTGGACGAGGTCGCGCTGGCTGGTCACCGTACCGATCCCGGCTCGCCGGTGTGGGGCGCGGACCGGGTCGCCGCGATCCGGCAGGCGCTGCTCGCCGCCGAACTGCACGTGGCGGTCACCGGCGGTGCATCCGGCTCGGATCGGGTGCCGCGGCTGCCGGAACCGCTGTGGACCGCCCGGCACCGGCGGGAGGGCCAGCGACGGCTGGCCGAGACGCTGGCGTCGGCCGCGCCCTCGGGCTTCGAGGCGGCCCTGCGGGTCGCCCGGCGGTTCGAGTTGGCCGCGCCGATCCGGGACGTGCCGGCGGCGGCCAGGGCGTTCGTCCTGGACTGGGCCGACCACCCCGAGCACGGGTACGACCCCGCGCTCTGGCCCGACGACGGCATCCTCGCCGACCTCTGCCGCGACGAACTGCGGCACCGGGCCGCCGGCAGCCCGCAGGCCGCGCAGACGATCGCCGACGCCTGGTGGCCGATCCTCGAACCCCGGTTGCAGACGGTCGAGACCGACCTGGACCGGGCGGTGCTGTCGGCGGCGGTGCTGCACCTGCCGGCACCGCGCCGGCGTGAGCTGGTCCACCAGTTCCTTCGGGGCGCGCTGGTCGACGCCAGGTCGAGCGCCGGGCTGGTCGGTGTGCTCTTCGCCCGCAGCCCGGCGAACCCCGACGAGTGGGAACTGCTGCTCCAGGAGGTTCCGCCCCGGACACCGCTGCCGCCGGACGTCTTCCGCTCACTGCGGGCCGCGCTGCTCGACGCCGACCTGTTGCCGCAGCGGGAGCTGAAAATGTGCCGGCAGCTGCGGAAACGGGGTCTGTTCGTACCGGACCAACCGCTGGCGCAACTGCTCGACGCGGTCGAGTCGCTGCCCGACCTGACCCGTGAACTCGCCCGCGCCACCCGCCGGAACAGGATCCTGTCGGCCACGCTGGCCGTCCTGCCGCCGAACGTGGTGCGGACGTACGCGGACGACCTGCGCACCGCGTTGCTGGACAACCGGCGGCCGGACGTGGTGGTGGATCTCCTGGCCGAGCTGCCCGGACTCGTTCCGGCGTACCTCGACCAGCTCTGCGAGTCGACCCGCAGACCGGGTCAGGTGTGGCACGCGGTCACCGCGTTCCTGATCGGCACGGACGCCCGGACGCTGCCGAAACTCGGCCGGGCGAAACGGTCGGAACTCGGCCGGGCCGGGCAGCGCTGGCTGGCGCGGGCCAACGAGCGACAGGTCGCCGCCGCCACCGAACTGGTCCGGGACCTGGAACGCCGGGAGTTGACCGCCCGGTGGGAGGAACACGTCACGACCGCCAAGGAACGGGGCTGGCTGGGCCGGCTCTGGCATCGGAGCAGGTGA
- a CDS encoding TRAFAC clade GTPase domain-containing protein, translating into MSYTYNYHDEGDHGGQYNLLWPLVLIGGYVFLCLPVLFYLFTSLAVIAVPLTVLAGVAFAVLRVVSTLAGRAPKARIVTPADEAARYAKRIERDPEFRVDVAWPSYFLGQVRHDQWAAARWVFQDLRWVGQRAAGYLSRDRLKSFLMLWPLFLLFAMIGLSVGLLLGLVLAVVINALVTVVLLGYGFAAVGVLRAAGSVRQRLRRSQPICAKCYHISPLPAYRCPGDHPDGKNLHRDLRPGRLGLLWRRCVCGTRLPTSRGRAGRTLVAVCQKCDQPLPRGAAAVTDVRIPVFGAPSAGKTQLISSGVVGLVDLSGKRNLVIKMASDDGDTHLRTYRQVVGTDVLPTKTGTEKPVGVAVSLRRRNRQVLMHVFDAAGEALSRASGNADYSYLDTARTLLFVLDPFSIPDVRDEMTSAYPHLAQQANVARDAPEDSYNGTVNRLRQYGVRTNRQRVAFVVTKVDLVTQMPIGGGLTVGRSASDAVRRWLTDRRLENLLLAAERDFGAVEYFAISAKESDRHNALAPFAWLLKQEKFALTG; encoded by the coding sequence ATGTCCTACACCTATAACTACCACGACGAGGGCGATCACGGCGGTCAGTACAACCTGCTGTGGCCGCTCGTGCTGATCGGCGGGTACGTCTTCCTCTGCCTGCCCGTGCTCTTCTACTTGTTCACCTCGCTCGCGGTGATCGCCGTACCGTTGACCGTGCTGGCCGGAGTGGCGTTCGCGGTGCTCCGGGTGGTGAGCACGCTGGCCGGGCGGGCACCGAAGGCCCGGATCGTCACGCCGGCCGACGAGGCGGCCAGGTACGCGAAACGGATCGAGCGCGACCCCGAGTTCAGGGTCGACGTCGCCTGGCCGAGCTACTTTCTCGGCCAGGTCCGCCACGACCAGTGGGCGGCGGCGCGGTGGGTGTTCCAGGACCTGCGGTGGGTCGGGCAGCGGGCCGCCGGGTACCTGTCCCGGGACCGGCTGAAGTCATTCCTGATGCTCTGGCCGCTGTTCCTGCTGTTCGCCATGATCGGGTTGTCGGTCGGTCTGCTGCTCGGACTGGTCCTGGCCGTCGTGATCAACGCTCTGGTCACGGTCGTGCTGCTCGGGTACGGCTTCGCCGCCGTCGGCGTGCTCCGGGCGGCCGGATCCGTACGGCAGCGGCTGCGCAGGTCCCAGCCGATCTGCGCCAAGTGCTACCACATCTCCCCGCTGCCGGCGTACCGCTGCCCCGGCGACCACCCCGACGGCAAGAACCTGCACCGGGACCTCCGGCCGGGCCGGCTGGGCCTGCTGTGGCGACGCTGCGTCTGCGGCACCCGGTTGCCGACCAGCCGGGGACGGGCCGGCCGCACCCTCGTCGCGGTCTGCCAGAAGTGCGACCAGCCGTTGCCCAGGGGCGCGGCGGCCGTCACCGACGTGCGGATTCCGGTCTTCGGCGCCCCCTCGGCCGGCAAGACCCAGCTCATCTCCAGCGGGGTGGTCGGGTTGGTAGACCTGAGCGGGAAACGGAACCTGGTGATCAAGATGGCCAGCGACGACGGCGACACCCATCTGCGGACCTACCGTCAGGTCGTCGGCACCGACGTGCTGCCGACCAAGACCGGCACCGAGAAACCGGTCGGGGTCGCGGTGTCGCTGCGGCGGCGCAACCGGCAGGTGCTGATGCACGTCTTCGACGCCGCCGGCGAGGCGCTGTCGCGGGCCAGCGGCAACGCTGACTACTCGTACCTGGACACGGCCAGGACGCTGCTGTTCGTACTCGACCCGTTCAGCATCCCGGATGTTCGGGACGAGATGACGTCGGCGTACCCGCACCTGGCGCAACAGGCCAACGTGGCCCGGGACGCGCCCGAGGACTCGTACAACGGCACCGTCAACCGGCTGCGGCAGTACGGCGTCCGGACCAACCGGCAGCGGGTCGCGTTCGTGGTGACCAAGGTCGACCTGGTCACCCAGATGCCGATCGGCGGCGGGCTCACCGTGGGTCGGTCCGCCTCGGACGCCGTACGGCGCTGGCTCACCGACCGTCGCCTGGAGAACCTGCTGCTCGCCGCCGAGCGGGACTTCGGCGCGGTCGAGTACTTCGCCATCTCGGCCAAGGAGAGCGACCGGCACAACGCGCTGGCCCCGTTCGCCTGGCTGCTGAAGCAGGAAAAGTTCGCCCTGACCGGCTGA
- a CDS encoding CHAT domain-containing protein: protein MSDPADLAARWTRYWELPDLPEHADEAEELLTGLVELRAEYAAMAPGPDRDLVALYVGLALTQSDEVDDQRAAIGLLAGPVRRLPPEEPWLAGAAMRLAQAIVLAGLPADAPRVTEAAVRAAELVDPSERWQFWLLLAKLCQLHWDTGPFAELRAASITFATAGLAVPAPPEMPLELHFLRLLAVLAGPDGAQRLSTEPALVDQAYAAWRSVSGSDSRDRLSLALALAASLLWESGRFPIPPPVLRVMYETGIRAPGLPDEVRNRVRAQLAGSKAVLAALGNLPPGESAYADVKEIATAVGGLDGDTDELGRELLALVRKALPALGADRALDIGDRAAQESALVALLDLFEGAGDVGGPTGRLARMARLAKEVDRTGDPRLRAELTASASRLARDFPDDELMRSVAWLLPLMTYAAQPGAAARPVPEELLRPPASAGLPVAVVRLGRLVTTLARANEAGADALRLRGLADELEPMLAEAGLGTRLSAWTLETITMIRLRVARLTRAPSDVRAAVDRGEQTVRMVGGPDRPRWEQVARYLAEALRLRDGGAGADRRRARDLDLASLRGHAWQTMLQSGTRHAVAAATRAAATAARVAANCFDDRAYDDGVRALDAGRGLVLYAATASRSVPELLRGAGRPDLADEWSAADGAGPRTGYVPDDLRHRALLVLTGLRSATAATRVTTTGTGSTRLLDPPELDQIRAALTTIGLDALVYLVPGAPGRAGAIVVVSATRPTAVLPAPTLTPRTAPAVVDYLRATRDRQAATERRIEVEARWRDALDRLGEWAWPAAIEPLLDHLRGWRLGREPRIGLVPMGVLGAVPWHAASRTRRGRTRYAVQDLQLSYVPSARLLCEVAAAPATIGEDALIVGNPDESLRGAAEEARAIRDAFYPRGRYLAGDATADRVRGWLAGRTRSGHRGVLHLGCHGLASPAQPWLSELTLAGGQKLTAGELLDLVPDGSTLVDLVLLSACETNVTGEDYDEAFSLSTSFLVAGARSVIGSCWPVPDDATALLMYMVHHHLRERGLSPAAALRAAQLWMLDPDRAAPASMTPGLRNLADRARFAKPIAWAGFTHVGR from the coding sequence GTGTCCGATCCGGCTGATCTCGCCGCCCGGTGGACCCGTTACTGGGAGCTGCCCGACCTGCCCGAGCACGCGGACGAGGCGGAGGAACTGCTCACCGGGCTGGTCGAGCTGCGGGCCGAGTACGCGGCGATGGCACCCGGACCCGACCGGGACCTCGTCGCCCTGTACGTCGGCCTCGCGCTGACCCAGTCCGACGAGGTGGACGACCAGCGGGCCGCCATCGGACTGCTGGCCGGTCCGGTACGGCGGCTCCCGCCGGAGGAACCCTGGCTGGCCGGCGCCGCCATGCGGCTGGCGCAGGCGATCGTGCTCGCCGGTCTGCCGGCGGACGCGCCCCGAGTCACCGAGGCGGCCGTCCGGGCGGCCGAACTGGTCGATCCGTCCGAGCGGTGGCAGTTCTGGCTGCTGCTGGCGAAGCTGTGCCAGCTGCACTGGGACACCGGGCCGTTCGCCGAGCTCAGAGCGGCGTCGATCACGTTCGCCACGGCCGGACTGGCGGTGCCGGCGCCCCCGGAGATGCCGTTGGAGTTGCACTTCCTCCGGCTCCTGGCGGTGCTGGCCGGACCGGACGGGGCACAACGGCTGAGCACCGAACCGGCACTGGTCGACCAGGCGTACGCCGCGTGGCGGTCGGTGTCGGGATCGGACAGCCGGGACCGGTTGTCGCTGGCCCTGGCGCTCGCCGCGTCCCTGCTCTGGGAGTCCGGCCGGTTTCCGATTCCCCCGCCGGTCCTGCGCGTCATGTACGAGACCGGCATCCGGGCCCCCGGCCTGCCGGACGAGGTCCGCAACCGGGTCCGGGCCCAGCTGGCCGGCTCGAAGGCGGTCCTGGCCGCCCTGGGCAACCTCCCGCCGGGGGAGAGCGCCTACGCCGACGTCAAGGAGATCGCGACCGCCGTCGGTGGGCTGGACGGCGACACCGACGAGCTGGGCCGGGAACTGCTCGCGCTGGTCAGGAAGGCGCTACCCGCCCTCGGGGCCGACCGGGCCCTCGACATCGGGGACCGCGCGGCGCAGGAGAGCGCCCTGGTCGCACTGCTCGACCTGTTCGAGGGGGCGGGTGACGTCGGCGGGCCCACCGGACGGCTGGCCCGGATGGCCCGGCTCGCGAAGGAGGTCGACCGGACCGGTGATCCACGGTTGCGCGCCGAGCTGACGGCATCGGCGAGCCGGCTGGCCCGCGATTTTCCCGACGACGAGTTGATGCGGTCGGTCGCCTGGCTGCTGCCGCTCATGACGTACGCCGCGCAGCCGGGTGCGGCGGCGCGACCGGTGCCCGAGGAACTGCTGCGACCGCCCGCCTCGGCCGGGCTGCCGGTGGCCGTCGTGCGGCTGGGACGCCTGGTCACCACGTTGGCCCGAGCCAACGAGGCGGGGGCCGACGCGCTCAGGCTGCGCGGGCTCGCCGACGAACTGGAGCCGATGCTCGCCGAGGCGGGCCTGGGTACCAGGTTGAGTGCCTGGACCCTTGAGACGATCACGATGATCCGGCTCCGGGTGGCCCGACTCACCCGCGCGCCGTCCGACGTACGGGCCGCGGTGGATCGGGGCGAACAGACCGTACGGATGGTCGGCGGGCCGGACCGCCCCAGGTGGGAACAGGTGGCCCGGTACCTGGCCGAGGCGCTGCGCCTGCGTGATGGCGGTGCCGGCGCCGATCGCCGACGGGCCCGTGACCTGGATCTGGCGAGCCTGCGCGGCCACGCCTGGCAGACCATGCTCCAGTCGGGTACGCGGCACGCGGTGGCCGCCGCCACCCGGGCCGCCGCCACGGCCGCCAGGGTCGCCGCGAACTGCTTCGACGACCGGGCGTACGACGACGGGGTCCGGGCCCTCGACGCCGGCCGGGGCCTGGTGCTGTACGCCGCCACGGCATCGCGTTCGGTGCCGGAACTCCTGCGCGGCGCCGGCCGTCCGGACCTGGCCGACGAATGGTCCGCGGCCGACGGGGCCGGACCCCGGACCGGCTACGTCCCGGACGACCTGCGGCACCGCGCCCTGCTGGTGCTGACCGGGCTGCGCTCGGCGACCGCCGCCACCCGGGTGACCACCACCGGCACCGGATCGACCCGCCTGCTCGATCCACCGGAGCTGGACCAGATCCGGGCGGCACTGACCACGATCGGGCTCGACGCGCTGGTCTACCTGGTGCCGGGCGCGCCGGGCCGGGCCGGCGCGATAGTGGTCGTCTCCGCGACCAGGCCGACGGCCGTGCTGCCCGCCCCGACGCTGACCCCCCGTACGGCACCGGCCGTCGTCGACTACCTGCGCGCCACGCGGGACCGGCAGGCCGCCACCGAGCGGCGGATCGAGGTCGAGGCGCGGTGGCGGGACGCGCTCGACCGGCTGGGCGAGTGGGCCTGGCCGGCGGCGATCGAGCCGTTGCTCGACCATCTGCGCGGCTGGCGGCTGGGGCGGGAGCCGAGGATCGGGCTGGTCCCGATGGGCGTGTTGGGTGCGGTGCCGTGGCACGCCGCCAGTCGTACCCGGCGCGGCCGCACCCGGTACGCGGTCCAGGACCTCCAGCTGTCGTACGTGCCGTCGGCGCGGCTGCTGTGCGAGGTCGCCGCCGCACCGGCGACGATCGGCGAGGACGCCCTGATCGTCGGCAACCCCGACGAGTCGCTGAGGGGGGCGGCCGAGGAGGCGCGGGCGATCCGGGACGCGTTCTACCCCCGTGGCCGCTACCTCGCCGGCGACGCGACCGCGGACCGGGTACGCGGCTGGCTCGCCGGACGGACCAGATCCGGTCACCGGGGCGTACTGCACCTGGGATGCCACGGTCTCGCGTCACCGGCACAGCCCTGGCTGTCCGAGCTGACCCTGGCCGGGGGACAGAAGCTCACCGCGGGCGAGTTGCTGGACCTCGTACCCGATGGTTCGACGCTGGTGGACCTGGTCCTGCTCTCGGCCTGCGAGACGAACGTGACCGGTGAGGACTACGACGAGGCGTTCAGTCTCTCGACCTCGTTCCTGGTCGCCGGGGCCCGGTCGGTGATCGGATCCTGCTGGCCGGTGCCCGACGACGCGACCGCGCTGCTCATGTACATGGTGCACCACCACCTGCGGGAGCGGGGACTGTCGCCGGCGGCGGCGCTGCGCGCGGCGCAGCTGTGGATGCTGGACCCGGACCGGGCGGCACCGGCGAGCATGACACCGGGGCTGCGGAACCTCGCCGACCGGGCCCGCTTCGCCAAGCCGATCGCCTGGGCCGGCTTCACCCACGTGGGCCGGTGA